tttttattatatgcctattattttctaattttattgttttggatcttttaaaatttcttgaagttttgtttagagtttttcattttctttgacCTCTTAAATTAAGATTTAGATCTCGCAACATTTTTCACATTCTTTGTTTATCCTTTGCTTAAGCTATTTGAGTTCTTTGCTAGGTGCTTAAGTGAATTTGAATGGAAAAGATAAGAGATTACATTCAAGGAAAAGCCTATAAGTGTGATACACAAGTGaaatttgagtgaaacacttagAAGAGTGGTGACATcctaaatctattttttattattaacgtTTTCTTGCAAGACATGATTTCTTCACCGAATAGTGATCCGCCATCACCTAAGGCTACAACAATTATTGTTGCACTTGAGAAGCTGATAAGTGTCCAATTTAAGTGaattataagataattttagcacttattttgttttcattttgtttagatTATTCTTAATTCACCCTTATTTAGCTTGTTTTGCAACTTGAGCATTGTAAGAGAGTTAAAgtggaaaaaaaagagaaattcgattaaaatcattcaattctgGCAAATAATGACTTATTCGGTTGAGTGGTGGGATTAAGCTTGAGCTACAATGAGCAAACTCTCATGAGGAGGAAACCTTCAGCACATACCTTTAGAAAGATGTGAAAAGTAACTTTTACAACTTCAGCCTAAGATGGCAGCTTAAGTCCTAAAAGAGGGAGTTTAGAAATATCTAGAATAAAACCTATGCAGCTCAAGTGCCAAAGTTGGAGCCAAGCACCGCCCATGacagtttataaatatatacctCATGTCTTCAATGTAGGCATTGAGTGGAGAGATACGAGTAGAAATGGGTTTATGAGTAGAAATGGGTTTGTAAATCTTATGTCTAGATGTTGCTAGAATTGGATTACAATATTCTATGAGTAGTTGAACTCTCATATGTCGAGGTTGGATGTAATCAATTCTAACTCTTTGTACTTCTACTTCTTGGATATTTATCCATGATTTCATTCAATCTATTTGTGAATTAGTTTGTGCTTGTTGTTGGACGAACTTATCACTAATCTTATTTAATTGGCTTGGGATTGAGTGAAAATTGCTTTCAAGTTGTGGCTCAACTAATTATCCTCCTACTTTTAGATGCTAGGAATAGATTGAAGGCTCTAACTAATTATAAATTCTTGATCTTAATACAAATGATTCATTCAAACAATCATTGAGGAATCATACTGAAGTTTGACGAGAACAATGAATGATTTCCGTAAGTACGTAGAAAAGAACAATAGTTGTGTAGTCGAAAATAATGGGTAAATCCACTTATATCCTCTACTTCACTCTATCTATATAATACATActaatatcaatatttttcaaatgcaaaaaccaaaaaataaactACCAATAGGATTGTTAAATGGATACGATAAACCTCATTCATCTTCTATGAGTCTTCTTTATATAGTCTTCTTCGAGAGATGACTGTTGGACACATAGTTGACTTCCGGATATACTTCATAGCCTTTTTAGGTAGTTAGTCAAATCATGCCTACGTTGTAGAGTGACAATGCTTTATCAacactttcttttataaataacttGTACAGTCTTTCAAAGCTAAAAGctttgaattaaaaattctaAGAATGTCTTCCTATCTCTAAACGTCTTTTTGTTCTTTGTGCAGAGCTTATGAATAAAGCTTGGTATTGTCATTATCTACACAAACAAGGAAACCAAAGCATACAAACAAAGAAGCATTTTTTCCTACAACATGAAATGTTTTATACGTTGATGATCATAAAGTACATTGCTTGTTCAAAGCAATTTGTCACATGTCAACATCATTCAATAAAAGGATCATTTGAGGCAAAGCGTTTGATGTATTAGATTTAgaagatataatttttaaacgCTTGTTCATACAACTGTCTAAACTACTTTACATCGTTTAACAGAGCTAACGTTTAGACGCTTTATCATTTGTTCATATGATATAACGTTTGTTTAAACACTGTAATGTTTAAACACTTTATTAGGAGTTTTATAGCGTTTCACGCTTTTTGTGTCAATGCATCAAACATATTTTAGATAtcaaataatcatatattatttgataGTATTTAACATTTTACAAATGATTTGGTCTATTATACGCTTAGTGACTCAACACATTTGGATATTAAATCTTAAGCATCAACATTTAATTTAGTGTTCACTTGGATGTTTTCATTATGTCAGACGTTGTTTGTTATTGGACATAATTTACTTAAAACACTACATTCATTATAAATGTTTATGTCGTTCAATACTTTGGATAGACAGTTATATTTGATAACCACTTATTTTATTCAGTATTATTCTTTAGCACATACAATAGTTAgaagttaaattttataaacaatatttcattgaatattgtttgttaaacttcaaaacatgagttTGTAGATAGTCTAGTCTCTTTAaatgatcttgtcttaacatagtttttaataattttataggtATTATGACTTTCGTTTTAATGGAAATAAATTTGTGTGTGCCTAAAGGACATTGAAAGGGGACATTTTTGGTTTCAAAAGACATTAGATATATTGCATGATCAGTTTTTTGGCCTCATATGAAACATCATGTGCATTTCTTTTTGTAAGTGTGGTTGTTGGCGTGAATCAGAGAGGGTTGGAGATGGGTTTGTGAGTGCAGAGGGGTACAAaaaagtgaggaagaagagagagagaaaaagctggaATATTGTAGGAAATCCAGAGGACAGAGAAGAAGAAGTGCAGCGTCACCTGGAGTTAACTCCGTTTATGTGAATTTAACGGAAAGACctaattgatacaatttatactactttgggatgaaatagaaacatttttaaaaccgagTACTAAATGGAAATTCAGCTCTTAACTTAGGAACGAAATAACCTATTAAGCTGGTAAATAATCTAACATGACCCACCTTTACAAGTTGACAACAGTTTATCATTCCTATCTCAAACTTATTTTGTAACTGTATACCATTTTTCATTTCTCTAACACTTGAATTTGTTTATCACATTAAATTCACCCGAAActccaaataatatttttaaataatctcatatgtaaaataatatttttaaataatctcatatgtaaaataattcttattaaaatCTCAACATTTAACATCAAATTTTATACTCAACTTAATTATGgatattttatacttaattatgATGTTTCTTACTAATTTCTTAGATATTTGAATTATgacttattttatgtttatttatttgttgtgataataaaatatattaaagaagacaaactgaaaaactaaaaactagCAGAAAAGGTTTAATGAAACAAAAGTAACTaaatttatgcataaatttaaattacttttttatttgcataaactatattttttaacttaatttaatttacaaaaggATATTCATtagaaaaattttatttacataaatttaacaAGATTAGTAGTAAATAAAAGTTGTTACTTTTTTAGGATATAAATGTGGCTAAAATCTGTAAATCATAGTACATAAAAGGATAAATGTATCCATAGTAATGAAATCTAACTCATGAAGAACAAGTTTGTCCCTAAGcatgtttgatgaaattaaaactgaaagtATTGTACAATAATTGAGCAAGACCATGAAATCTTCATAGTTTGTCTTCCACATATTTGAATTCTTATACTATAACATGATAAACGATGATTTATTAGtagtttttctatttcttttttggTTATTCATACTTATTGTTCTTAAAATTTCGGTATATATAAGAAATCGAATTACGAGCAGTGAAACCAATTAATGATAAgcaataaagagaaaaataaaaataaaaattgcaaGCACAAAATTAGGTAGCACAACTTACTATATTTCAATTGTAACAGTTTCATGATATTTCAAAAGAAACTGTTACATTTAAATGTAACAGTTTCTTCATTTAGAAAAAAGTTTGCTTTGTTTTCCCAAGATAATTTTAATcagattaaataatattattcgTCCCTTGGCTTTATTAggaaatattaaattgttttttttatacgttataatttagtttctattttagaaatttattttcaactaatattattaaaaaagtgtAATGtaacagtttttatttttatttttatttttatttttatttttatttttatttaaattttataatatcttttaaattatttttattttttaatttcttaaaaaaataaaaatttatgtatcAAACTGACATTATTATGTCATGTAAAGTGATACTGATAGTGTGATTTGATAATAACAATACACACCAAGTATTTTTATGCCCGaatttagttttcaaaatattgttttgaattaattggatcctaattttttttttaattaaactattttgcatattttaaaattgaaataaaatttaatttttatataaatattatacaaattaaagaaatgaaatttaattttatataaatattttattaaatttaatatttttattaattacttttaataagattaattttatttgtatttatattttatattaaattttatttaaaattattaatagaaagtatttttaatagaaaaaattcaaaatttatttcaactaATACAATAAACTTGTATAACTTGCTTATACGTTACATttcctaaaataaattaaatttatcaactttttcaattttttaaaatatttgtatatttttaaaatgtgtaaaatttaataatttctatataaatgtttgagttggtttaaaaatgataattttacaaattcaattataaaattttaaaataattttaaacaattttataacaatttgaaaaaaaattaatatttgaaaaataaaataaatttcagtgtaaaatataaatataataaacttaatcttattaaaaatatttaataaaaatattaattttaataaaatatttgtaaaaaatttatacaaaattaaatttcattttaatttgaaaactgataaaattactttatttaaaaaaaataaactcaaacaaaacaaaataaaaatataaaaatcgaATCGAGATTAAAACAATAACACTTAACGTAATAATACCATATAAACTCATCTCACCTTATCATTAAAATGTGACATGacatcaattaaatatatatgacaaaaaaattatttaattttttttaaacaaataataaatttacatgtgacacttttttaatattagtaCAGTATTAACGGAAATAGTTTAATTAcatcaaatttatcattattgaagctaaaaaaaatatactaatttgatatttttctacAATAGGACAAATAACAcgatttaacattttaattaaccACTCCATTAGTTAACTCgtaagatttaaaaattaaaataaaatcataaacttaTACATGAGATTTCTCTAATGTTAGTACAGTACTAACCGGAATGAGTTAATTacatcaaatttatcaaaatagaaactaaattaaaaaatggttaatttaatatttttttacaaaaaatagtACAAATAACatgatttaacattttaattaagcACGTCATTATTTAACTCGTAAgatattgtttttgtatttataaaaaaaaaattagacttCCTTTTAATGCATTCATGATATAACATCTCAATTTTTTTAGCTTTAATTTCCGAATTATTTGTGTGGTTTTGTTTAGGTATTCACTCTTTTATAGCACTGTTGTGGTTCTCAATTTTCAGGACCCTACATTTTTGAAATATCTATTGCTAATTTCCTTTAATAGATAAATAGCTAATGAttaaatataatctaaaataaatattatatttgaatacAGGACCCTACAGTGTTATAGCCGAGTGCTGGGAATCCTAATCCATGTTTGGTCGGgcatgataaataattcaaacgTGCCTCTTTCTAAACCATAATAATTCAAATGTAGTTTTATATTTCTGAACttgtgtaaaataaatttattttaacatctaaactaaatttaattagtttGGAACTTCGCTATGAAATGTTTTACGGTTTTGTTAACGCGCGTTTCTCTTACAAATTAACGTATGTttgaaaaatactttaaaaattcaaaagagaAAGTATTTAataactcaaattttattttaacgtaatttttttgtttaattacatACTTTAACgtaaattattttgattgtaGGAAAACTTTGATAAATACGATGCGAAACTTCGTTTTTCTTTCTGTCTTCTCTCTTCACGGTCAAAccgaaagaaaatgaaaatcgACAGACGCATTAATATTTCCGCAATTTTCACATTGATTTAAATTtgtcttaaataaaatatttaaaaaaagtctATTCTTTGAAATTGATGTGATCGTTTAAGTAAGAACTCATAAATTAAAGAACATTAATAAGCAAtacagataaaaacaaaaataaaaagtttacaaAAGTCATAcggaagaaaaatattaaatacaaaataaagttcacaaattcatttgaaaccaaaaaattatttaagaaaagtaaaaaagaaacacTCATCATGACGAGGAGTGTTTAGGCTATTCAATATATAAGTCATCATCAGTATTTCGCAAATTACAGTTTCAAGTATTTATTAAGTATAACGTATGTAATAAAGGAAtgttattagttttattaaatagagaataaaattttgcatAGAAGCATTTATTTAACGTGTGTAGTTatttaatagataataatattattgatgtaagagtttaaaattgtttaagtaATAGCACAGTCTAAAAGGCTTGTGTAAAATggaataatgttaaaatattagaaagaaaggaaaacGGTGAATTGGGAAACATTTTGAAGCATGCAGTGGATGAGGCGGCGTGACAGAAAACTTAGCGTAAAGAAATGCAGAGAATATTCGGCGAAACAAAAACGAAGGAAGATGggtgagaaagagaaaagggaagGGTCAAAATTGACAGCTAGAAATTCTAATGTGTTGTTGTGTGTGTTGGCATTAATTAACAGAGGCATGGAGTTTCAGTTTAATTTGTGATACACGCAAATCGCAGAAATATGAATAGGAACAGTAACATAAAGATGATTCATTGGTTACtactaaaaacaaaagaaccAAGCAAAGAAAGTCAAGCCGACAAGCTAAAAAAATCCTCCAACTTTTGCacgttctctctctctctctctttctcaggGTCATGGTCATAATCATATTCATACCatccattttatttattattttttttttcattttttaaatggtTTAGACCAAACCAAATTCTCCATTCTCCTATGGCCAATGACATTCATCAAGGGTCACTCTTCTCTTCCCTCCTTAATTCTATTCTATTCCATTCTGTTCTACTATCAAACCAAACccacagaagaagaaaacaacagaaaaaGTTGTCATTTTGACTGGGACCAACTTTTTAGTAATTATGCTAATAAagattgaaaaagtaaaagGCATGGAAAAAATGATTCAattgttatttgatatttaaaattctTGTACACCTGCTACCATAATCACATCAAGGAGTTTAAAGACCAGCACTTTGAAATGGTGTATGTGTATGTACTCTAACTTAGATATGACAACCTAGTAAGTTATATGTGACAAGAAAACTGTCCAGAAACAATCGAGAGTTTTCTATAGACAATCATTATGGAAGCAAGTCAAAAGTAGAGGTGCCAAAGTTAGGGTCCTCTCTTCTAAGCTACGATTAACAAAAACTCTTATGTACCACCTTAACTCCTAAACTCCTAAGCTCCTCCTATAGCGCGGGAAATAAACACTTTTAAGGTTTACTTCCTCCTCAACCTGAAAACTATGCAAAGACCAATTTCTCAATGGATGCTGTCATTTTCTACAGTCAAGGGGACCAATCTTCAATCCGCAGAACAAACAGCTTGGTGGTCATGCTCTGCTAAATCTCCTGGTCCACCGTATACAATAATAGCTCTCTACCTTCGAGTATTAGCCCGGTTCCTATTGTGAAAACCAGGCTTCGCATTTGGATTTCGGTAGTTAACATGCTTCGGGAGATCATTTATTTCCATAACTTGGATTGTTCTCTGTCTCTTGGCTGCATGTAAGAGTTAAATGTCAGTTAGTTTCATCAATTAATTAGCAACTGAGGAAAATCTGCACAGAAATCCAAAACACTTATGGCAAGGAAATTGACATCTGTGAATAGAAACTACTGGACATAGATTTTGGAAAAGGAATGACATACCTTTTTCAGCTTGTTGATAACTCTCCTGAAGTCTCCTCTTGGTGGCTTCTAGCTTTGCTTGGACAGCCGCATCATCTGAATGCATGGGTTTCTGATAtaggaaaacaaaaatcaagGTCAGAGAGAGAACAGAAACATACAAGTTTGATTCACAGAGATATTTCTCTTACATCTAGATGACCAATGGGATGCCTCCTTGGGATTGAATTGTTCTCTATTTTTTGCTGCATCTTTGGCTCCACATTACTTTTTCTCTGCATATTATTAGATGGGAGGGGTCTGCCAGGGCCAGAATCAGAGCTTACTGGCTTATTTGGCCTCACTGGCACATCAGCCACATTTCTCTTTGCTTGTTGACTCTTATCCTCCCTATTAGGGATGGCTGCTGGCTTTCTGCCATTATTGACACGGTTCTTGTGGGATGGACCACTTGGTCGAGGATCTGAAACAATATTTGCCAATCATAATCATTAATATAAGATCTGGGGGagtaaaatacagaaaacaaaagaaaagtgataATAAATTCAACTTACTTCCATCATCATCCATGCCATCAAAAAACTTTACAGCATTGAGGAATGTGACAATCAACAGAGAAAAGTACAAGTCAGTCTCTGTATACAAAAAAAGTCACAACAAAAGAAAGAGGGGTAAAGCACAAGCAAATACCTGAGAAAGTTCCATGGAACCAGTTGGAGCAACAAAGAAGGCCCCTTCATCCATAGGAGGCGATGGaagtccttcttcttcttcatcatcaacaaCAGATGGATTAACTGAATCGGGTGTGCCTTCATCTGAAgctataaaacatttaatgaagCCATTATCAAAcatgaaataatttataagtatacAAAAAAGTTGCAGGGTGATTCTGATTGTAAGCCAGACAAATATTTGTACCTGCAATAGCTGTGGTAGCAGTGGCCTTCACCCATTCATCAACCATTTGTTTCCAGCCACTACATATGCAGGTGGAAAAGTTTAGAATGGAAGTTGTTCAGCACACAAGTGAACAAATTAAACAGCTTGCCAATCTAAACCAGTACATTGATATGAATCAACACAACTTGGCTAACTTAGGATGATGAGACGTGCTAGCACAAATATGATTTGCATGGAACTTTAATCGACTATTCATCTATCTAAAGATCTTTATCAAAGCTAAAAAAGCATTCCCTGTGAGATGAActaagaaacaaaataagaacTACATCTAACAACGGATGACTCTAATAAAGGAATATCAGTTAGAGCACAGCAAAAATGGATTGTATTGACCTTcactctctcacacacacacaacaagAATAACAAACCACTAATTGGAATCGAAGAAACCACCTAGAAGCCATTACACATTGATCCATGTAATAGAAGATCAAAAGACTAAActagtatataaaataaaccaaTTAATCAAATGATACAAAGAGGACAAACAAACATCAGCAAAAAAACTAATACGTACTCGATAAGAGTTTTTGCAAGTTGACGAATTTCCTTTGATCCTCGTTTTCGGAGAGGATTGACAGCCTTTCCAATCTCAGTTGCCTggcaaagttaatcaataagaGTTAGAGGAGTGGACTAGGGAGGAACAAAACAAATTGTctaaattttcaattgaatgagAAACAAGGAGAGAATCAAATTCGAACCTTAAGACAATCCACTGTTAGCTCTATCAGCTGAAGCCTCCTCAACGATTCAAATAAGACAGACTCAGACTGTAACAACAAGAAACAAAGAAGATTCAGCAAAACTCAAACCttcaaagaaaaaccaaaatGTCATCGGACAAAACCCACATTTGTTagaaacaacaaagcaccaagacaaaaataaaatcacaaagaagaaaagaaagtgaagTGTGAGAGGGGGTGAGAGTAAGACAAACCTCTTCTTCACGGTTAAGCAGAACATCTTTGATCCTCAAAATCTCCCCCATATACTGCGTCTCTTCATCCATCTCATCAGTTAATGCCTCAGCCTCACCAAAACTGTAGTTGCTAACACCATTCACATCAATCTCTGCATCCTCATCTCCACCTTCATTGACCTTGCTCTCTTTGCTTGCTCCTGCGAACTCACCCGCATTTCTTTCTACCCCATTCTTGCAGCCTTCTTCATCACTCTCTTTACCAACTCCCCTCGCAGCCAACTCCACACGGTCACAACCCGCACAGCGAGTCAACCTGGAACAGAACAGCCTCTCTGCAATCGCATCCCTCTTCACTCTAAACTCCTTCGGACAATCCGTAGCCGCCACGATTATGGCGTTTTCAATTATCTCAAAAATATCCGAATTCGAAGACACAAAGTACTCCCTCCACTCATCCACTGACCAAGACTTCATCCTCACAGATCCAAAACTTGAACACGAAATCGACAGCTCAAATTCCGCTTCTCATCAATGTGATCGTCACTCGAATACTGCCGCCTCGATCCCTGCGCACACCAATCACGAACAAGGGTCAAAAGGGTAATAAAAGATAATCGGCAATGAATGATTAAAGATtgtaaattgaaaattgaaaattcatttcaCTAAGtcttatttcttaattttgggGCGTGACCCAGTTTGGAAAAATTGGATTGGATTAATGTTTGGCAGAAGGGGGAGTGGATAGGCATGGTCTAACACAAACCAACACAAACACGCATGCGGGCGTAAATGACAAGAAACAACGTTGTGTGTTGCCGTCGTTTGTGTTGGTGTTTAAGATTCCGGCACTTGAAAAGTCTCGGGTGAaataagagaaagagaaagaccCCTTCTTTCTCTCAAAATAAGAACAGCAAAGGAAAAATTGAACCCACCCAGAAATCAATGAAAAGAAAGAGTGAAAcgtaacaaaacaaaagaatccGAAAAATATTTGTGTCTACCTACGACAGCAGTAGTGTTGTTGTTGCACCGAGGAAatagagatagagagagaaaataaaaataccgCGTGCTTAGGAAAGTGGTTGTGGAGAGGAAAAACCAGTTGtgttgagagagaaagaaaggatataaagggtGTGCTGTGTATCGTTGTGGTCTTTTTGGGTGGGTTTTGACTTTGATCAGAAAGACACGATGGTTGAGTTATGGAGAGAAAGCTCTCGCTCTGCTCGCTCTATATTTCTcgatataattttttcattttctgttctcatttccttatttatttatttatgtaaacagataaaagattcaaataaaaaatatatttatactattattacGTAAAGATTATTTTCTTGgatttcattatttatataaacacAAGAAAATCAAGATCAcgataaaaaaatctatattattATCATATGTACGAAATTTActtacaattttattctttaataaatagttagttttaaattaaatgattacattattaattttactatttaagttatcgtttttaaaatttaactgtttctttaaccatttttttactttaaataattttaaaattctatttgTAGTAAAAACATTTACttacaaaataaacataaattatatatatttatttttatagttataattttattcttattattatttataattataatcttaatatttttcattataatgaaaaatataaatagataatttgattattttttattttcataaaaaaaattaaatggagaTGAAAAGCTAAAAAAGAAGTGGAACATGAAGAAATTAAAAGTGGTAAGTAGGTAGTGAATGTAGCACGATATAGATAGGACCAAGGAAGCGGTTCTCAGCGAGCGAGTTTCGTGGGGCCCACCACTCAGATATCAGACTAATCCTTTTGTCTTTCACTTTCACTGCTCTTGCTCTATCTACGTTAAAAAAATCTTTTCCctaagaataaaaatttattattaataaccattttcacaacaaaattaaattaataattcccgaataaatatttttaaaatattttcttttctcctctCTTTATTAATTCTCTTATCAATTATCCTCgcattcaatatttatttaaatactttcCTTAATTAAGACATATCATTAAACCAAATCCCTtctgtatttaatttttttttaaatctgtgTGTTTAATCCATTTTTCACTTTCAACTTCTTTTAAATTTCCTGTTTTActacaaaatattaatacaagTTATATTGTTCTGTCTCACAGTAATGATAGCTTCTGGTTAATGATACGcaattaatttgttaatatcctgaaattaaataattcaatgaTTATTTTCCGAATTTTATCTTTCCaaagatattatttattgaaagtaaattatcttattaaaaacttataagcTTTTCTCTTCTCCAACTAAAACTCATAAATTGCATTTCAGTTCTGTTATGATTTATTCTCAACTACTTTAATATTGCATTCAGTGTATTGCAAAAGTCAAATATTATCAATAATGAtctttaatctttatttataatataattatcacGATACTATATTGTTATTttgatatacatattttttaacatttcatttttagttttgattgagtagatcttcttcctcttatttaattttattttgccAAAAATTATAGGCATTTCATATATCTCTTTCtagaattttcttatttttacatattttataacagCAACTAACTAAATTTttcgtttttcattttttcttattctattgtcactttttcttttaacttcCGCGTCAGTTTATTGTTAAACATATTTATGATTacataacaattttattaaaaaaaacataaaatcataccaaactaatattaaaattatacgaaaaagaattattatgaaaaaaatacatcattttcttcattaaaatattctacatataaagaaaaggataaaTTCATGAGAATATTACAATATCTATCATTAATCAATcctttacattttaaaaaaaaaatctttaatgtCTAGAAATTTTTACAAGAtttaatactatattttttttatctacttttactaaatttctttataatttgaatcaattcattattatttttttatattaaaaattttcacatttcaATTTCTCTATGAAacgaatatttttaaatgtcaCACAGGATTAC
This sequence is a window from Vigna angularis cultivar LongXiaoDou No.4 chromosome 2, ASM1680809v1, whole genome shotgun sequence. Protein-coding genes within it:
- the LOC108343760 gene encoding probable mediator of RNA polymerase II transcription subunit 26b isoform X1, with amino-acid sequence MKSWSVDEWREYFVSSNSDIFEIIENAIIVAATDCPKEFRVKRDAIAERLFCSRLTRCAGCDRVELAARGVGKESDEEGCKNGVERNAGEFAGASKESKVNEGGDEDAEIDVNGVSNYSFGEAEALTDEMDEETQYMGEILRIKDVLLNREEESESVLFESLRRLQLIELTVDCLKATEIGKAVNPLRKRGSKEIRQLAKTLIDGWKQMVDEWVKATATTAIAASDEGTPDSVNPSVVDDEEEEGLPSPPMDEGAFFVAPTGSMELSQFFDGMDDDGNPRPSGPSHKNRVNNGRKPAAIPNREDKSQQAKRNVADVPVRPNKPVSSDSGPGRPLPSNNMQRKSNVEPKMQQKIENNSIPRRHPIGHLDKPMHSDDAAVQAKLEATKRRLQESYQQAEKAKRQRTIQVMEINDLPKHVNYRNPNAKPGFHNRNRANTRR
- the LOC108343760 gene encoding probable mediator of RNA polymerase II transcription subunit 26b isoform X2, whose translation is MKSWSVDEWREYFVSSNSDIFEIIENAIIVAATDCPKEFRVKRDAIAERLFCSRLTRCAGCDRVELAARGVGKESDEEGCKNGVERNAGEFAGASKESKVNEGGDEDAEIDVNGVSNYSFGEAEALTDEMDEETQYMGEILRIKDVLLNREEESESVLFESLRRLQLIELTVDCLKATEIGKAVNPLRKRGSKEIRQLAKTLIDGWKQMVDEWVKATATTAIADEGTPDSVNPSVVDDEEEEGLPSPPMDEGAFFVAPTGSMELSQFFDGMDDDGNPRPSGPSHKNRVNNGRKPAAIPNREDKSQQAKRNVADVPVRPNKPVSSDSGPGRPLPSNNMQRKSNVEPKMQQKIENNSIPRRHPIGHLDKPMHSDDAAVQAKLEATKRRLQESYQQAEKAKRQRTIQVMEINDLPKHVNYRNPNAKPGFHNRNRANTRR